From Oenococcus sicerae, the proteins below share one genomic window:
- a CDS encoding VIT1/CCC1 transporter family protein: MNLSEKINIIRASVMGANDGIISVAGIVLGVFAATEGRTNGNWAIFIAGFAGTLAGMISMAAGEYVSVHGQRDAENAAIQLESEANRNNMKQQIAAVQASLISDDISLALAKKAASEMMMSRPIDTAVRVKHGFNIQNKINPYHAAIASFVTFPLGALLPMSAILASPKNLKIISTYAAVMIALILTGYFAAKIGNADTRNGIVRNVIAGLFTMTATFLIGRLFNR; the protein is encoded by the coding sequence ATGAATTTATCTGAAAAAATTAACATTATTCGAGCTAGTGTGATGGGTGCAAATGACGGCATTATTTCAGTTGCAGGGATCGTTCTTGGTGTTTTTGCGGCGACTGAAGGGCGAACTAATGGCAACTGGGCCATTTTTATTGCTGGCTTTGCTGGTACTTTGGCTGGCATGATTTCAATGGCAGCCGGCGAGTATGTATCGGTTCATGGTCAACGCGATGCTGAAAATGCTGCGATTCAATTAGAATCGGAAGCTAATAGAAATAATATGAAGCAGCAGATCGCCGCTGTTCAAGCATCATTGATCAGTGACGATATTTCGTTGGCTTTAGCTAAAAAAGCCGCTAGTGAAATGATGATGTCGAGACCTATTGATACTGCAGTACGCGTTAAACACGGTTTTAATATTCAAAACAAGATCAACCCTTATCATGCTGCAATTGCTTCTTTTGTTACTTTTCCGCTTGGTGCACTATTGCCGATGTCAGCCATTTTGGCAAGTCCAAAAAACCTCAAGATAATTTCAACTTATGCAGCTGTTATGATCGCACTCATTTTAACGGGCTATTTTGCCGCTAAAATTGGTAATGCAGATACGCGAAATGGTATTGTCAGAAATGTCATTGCCGGTCTTTTTACAATGACAGCGACTTTTTTGATCGGGAGGCTGTTTAATAGATAA
- a CDS encoding universal stress protein, translating to MPEESVDKVFNRILVGVDDSQDAQLAFKYAVRRAAKDGATLIITSILENDELNVYQALTKDYIHGERADLVEHLQEYKKIAADAGVKNIEMVVDEGDAGETIVKNVIPTTDADLLIIGSLSKKGISKYFGSQAAYMAKYSPISVLIIR from the coding sequence ATGCCAGAAGAATCTGTAGATAAAGTTTTTAATCGAATCTTAGTTGGTGTTGATGATTCCCAGGATGCCCAACTGGCGTTCAAGTACGCGGTTCGTCGAGCTGCAAAAGATGGTGCAACACTGATCATTACTTCTATTTTGGAAAATGATGAGCTTAATGTTTATCAAGCTTTGACAAAAGATTATATTCATGGTGAACGTGCTGATTTAGTTGAGCATTTACAAGAATATAAGAAGATCGCCGCTGATGCTGGGGTTAAGAATATTGAAATGGTCGTTGATGAAGGTGATGCCGGAGAGACGATCGTCAAGAATGTTATTCCGACCACAGATGCCGATCTTTTGATTATTGGTTCGCTTTCTAAAAAAGGAATTAGTAAATACTTTGGTTCACAGGCTGCATATATGGCTAAATATTCGCCAATTTCCGTGTTGATCATTCGGTAA
- a CDS encoding Nramp family divalent metal transporter, with amino-acid sequence MGENAKSKTHKTHGLIHYANGPSLEEINGTVKVPKGKGFWRTLFAYSGPGALVAVGYMDPGNWSTSITGGQNFQYLLMSTILISSLIAMLLQYMAAKLGIVSQMDLAQAIRARTSKSLGFVLWIMTELAIMATDIAEVIGAAIALYLLFHIPLVIAVFITVFDVLLLLLLTKIGFRKIEAIVVALILVILFVFVYQVALSDPNWSGVIMGLVPSAKAFSTSGAVNGITPLSGSLGIIGATVMPHNLYLHSAISQTRQIDHNDEEDVAQTVRFSAWDSNIQLTAAFFVNALLLIMGVAVFKSGAVKDPSFFGLFAALSDTSTLSNGILISVAKTGILSTLFAVALLASGQNSTITGTLTGQVIMEGFVHMKMPLWLRRLVTRLISVIPVLICVAMTSGKSAIAEHQALNTLMNNSQVFLAFALPFSMLPLLMFTDSSLEMGQRFKNSMWVKILGWLSVIGLTFLNLLGMPDSIAAFFGDNASKSELALAHGIAYLLILAILALLAWTIIEILKGNKRYASQQLELNN; translated from the coding sequence TTGGGTGAAAATGCTAAAAGCAAAACTCATAAAACTCATGGGCTGATCCATTATGCCAACGGTCCATCGTTGGAAGAAATCAATGGAACTGTTAAAGTTCCTAAAGGAAAAGGATTCTGGCGAACCTTGTTTGCTTATTCAGGTCCAGGAGCCTTAGTGGCTGTTGGCTATATGGATCCAGGAAATTGGTCGACTTCGATTACGGGCGGCCAAAACTTCCAGTATTTATTGATGTCAACGATCTTAATTTCCAGTCTGATCGCGATGTTGCTGCAATACATGGCTGCTAAATTAGGGATTGTTTCTCAGATGGATCTAGCACAAGCGATCCGTGCACGAACTAGTAAATCGCTTGGATTTGTGCTTTGGATCATGACTGAGCTAGCAATTATGGCAACTGATATCGCTGAGGTTATCGGTGCAGCGATCGCACTGTACTTGCTGTTCCATATTCCTTTAGTCATAGCTGTATTTATTACGGTTTTCGATGTCCTGCTACTTTTGCTGCTGACGAAAATTGGATTCCGAAAAATTGAAGCCATCGTTGTTGCTTTGATCCTTGTTATCTTATTCGTTTTCGTTTATCAAGTTGCACTTTCTGATCCTAATTGGAGCGGCGTGATCATGGGCTTGGTTCCTAGTGCTAAAGCCTTTTCAACTTCTGGTGCGGTTAATGGTATTACACCATTAAGCGGTTCGCTGGGTATTATCGGTGCGACCGTTATGCCGCATAACTTGTACCTGCATTCCGCTATTTCGCAGACGCGGCAAATTGATCATAATGATGAAGAAGACGTTGCGCAGACAGTGCGTTTTAGTGCATGGGATTCAAATATTCAATTGACTGCTGCTTTCTTTGTTAATGCATTGTTATTGATCATGGGTGTTGCCGTCTTTAAAAGTGGTGCGGTTAAAGATCCATCCTTCTTTGGATTATTCGCAGCTTTGTCTGATACATCGACTTTAAGCAATGGCATTTTGATCAGCGTTGCTAAAACGGGTATCTTGTCGACTTTGTTCGCTGTGGCTTTGCTTGCCTCTGGTCAAAATTCCACAATTACCGGTACACTTACTGGTCAGGTCATTATGGAGGGCTTTGTTCACATGAAGATGCCCTTGTGGCTTCGTCGTCTGGTCACTCGCTTGATTTCGGTGATTCCAGTTTTGATTTGTGTGGCAATGACTAGTGGAAAAAGTGCCATTGCAGAACATCAGGCATTAAACACATTAATGAATAATTCACAAGTCTTCTTAGCCTTTGCGTTGCCATTTTCAATGCTGCCATTATTAATGTTTACAGACAGTAGTCTTGAGATGGGACAGCGTTTTAAAAACAGTATGTGGGTTAAGATTCTTGGCTGGCTTTCAGTTATTGGTCTGACTTTCTTAAATCTGTTAGGAATGCCGGATTCCATCGCTGCCTTCTTTGGCGATAATGCCAGCAAATCTGAATTAGCTTTAGCTCACGGAATTGCTTATCTTTTGATTCTTGCTATTCTGGCTCTGCTTGCTTGGACGATTATTGAAATCCTGAAGGGCAACAAACGCTATGCTAGTCAACAGCTGGAATTGAACAATTAA